GTCCGGCCGGAAAAATGACTATGCAGGTAATTTCTGCTGTAGCGGAGTTTGAGCGGGATTTGCTGCTTGAGCGAACGTATTCAGGTATTGCGAGGGCAAAAGCGGCTGGAAAACGCTTCGGTCGCCCCCCCATCCTGAGCGAGGAACAAAAGCAAACAGTGACAGAGCGCCTAAATGCTGGCATCAGTATCAGTGCTATTGCCCGGGAATTTAATACCACCCGCCAGACTATCCTTCGGGTAAAGGCTGGATTGCTGCAAGAGTGAGCGGCTGGGAAGATTATAAAAAAATCAAATGGTTATTATGAAATAAAACAGCCTGCTGGGTTCTTTTCCCCCTATTTTTTATAAAAGAGTAGACAAAAGAGGTTCGCGACACTAATCTACCAACTAGATGATTGGTGCTGGTTACACCAGCTATACCTTTTATCAAGAAATTACAGGAGCCATTATGTCTACTACCGTTAAACCTTCTGCAGACGCAGCTGCGATCCACAATACCCGTGAAGCAGTTCGCAGCCAGCCTGGTCTGGGTAACCTGACTTTCCAGATGAAAGCCCGTTCCAGCGGCGGATTAACCGTTCGCACAGAGACCGGCGCCACAATCCAGAACGGCGTTATCGATACCAGCCGTGTGGGGAAATTTTCTAATATCGGTGATGAACCCGCAGGTTTACTCGGCACCGATACCGGCATGAGCCCGACTGAATACATCATGCAGGCGCTGGCTGGCTGTTATACCGCCACCCTTACCATGATGGCTGCTGAAAAAGGGATCGACCTGGACGGTATCGAGCTGGATCTTAATTTCGATATCAACCTCAACGGCTTCCTTGGGCTGGACAGCAACGTGCGTAAAGGTGCGAAATCTATTCGCGTCGATGTTCACCTTACGAGCAAGACCGCCAGTCGCGAGGAGTTAGAAGCGCTGGTCAGCGAAATGCAAAAGAATTCGCCAATCCACGATACTCTGGCTAATCCGGTTGAAATGATTACACGCCTGGCGTGATGTCAGAGATGTAATGCTGCCATTCAGAATGCAGGATGGCAGTGACGTTCAGCTCTGCACGATACTGAGTCAGTGATACAACTTGCTACGGAAAAATAGCAACAATATAATCTATCAACTAGTAGATTATATGGAGTAATTATGACAACCATGACACGGGAACGGCTGCTCAGCGAAGCAGAACACCTGATGCGCGAAAAAGGGTATTCAGTATTCAGCTATGCTGATTTATCAAAAATAGTGGGTATCACCAAGGCCAGTATTCATCACCATTTCCCGACCAAAGATATTCTGGGTGAGCAGGTGGTAATACAGGCGTTCTCTGATACACAACGCGTATTTGAGCAGATAGAGGCGACTGAGAAAAGCGCGGAGAGAAGAATTGCGGCTTACATCGATATCTTCGCGCAAAGCCATAAAGCTTCGCTACTGCCACTGTGTTGTGCGTTGTCAGCAGAGACCGCCAATCTGCCTCAGGCAATTACTGTACAGACATCACTTTATTTCGATATGCAAATCGAGTGGCTCACAAAAGTCGTCAGGGCGGGCATGGAGTCAGGTGAGTTTTCATCCCATGCCGAACCATCAGATATTGCTTTGATGATCATTAATGTCTGTGAAGGCTCAAGCGTAGTGGCGCATGCAACGGCCAGACCCGAAGTCTTCGCCAACAGCCTTAAGTATATAAAACTGCTTCTTAATACCCCTCATTCAGGAGAATGACACTATGCTGGACTGGAACAACTATCGCTCAGAGTTAATGCAACGTTTAGGCGAGTTGGGCAAACTGACCCCCGAGACCATGAAAGGCGTGGTTGCCCTGGGCAACGCAGGTAACAAAACTGACCTTTTGGGCGCAAAAGTGCGTGAACTCATTGCCCTGGCGTGCGCAGTCACAACCCACTGCGACGGCTGTATTGCTTTTCACGCCGACGCCGCTGTGAAAGCCGGTGCAACCGACGCTGAAATTGCTGAAGCGCTGGGCGTGGCGATTAACCTCAACGCTGGCGCGGCGGTCATTTATTCAGCCCGCACTCTGGATGCCGTCGGTCAGGCACGCGGTTAAGCATTAATAAATTCCACGTTAAAAGGGCATTACTGCCCTTTTTTTATGTCCGCAATAGCCTGAGCATATACCGATGCAGGTTTCACACCCGGTATGCGTTTAACTAATTGCCCTTCATGAAATATCAGCACAGACGGCAGCCCCCAGATCTCGTATTTGGTTGTCAGCACCGGCGCCTGATCTACATTGACTTTCCCCACCTGAATATCTCTATCGAGCCGGTCTGCAAACTGACTGAACATTTCTTCGCTGGCCTGACAGGGCGGACACCAGGGTGCAGAGAAACGTACCACCGATATTCCGTTGTACTGCTCTATCTGGCGGAAATTATCTTCGTTATAAGCTGTTAATGTACGCATGGTGATGACCTCGCAAAATGAGTGACAATTCAGAAATGGCTGCGTTATGACAAAAAAATACGACACAGCCATTGACCTACCTACTAGATGGTTGGTATATTGCCACCCATCAGATGTTTATGCAACTCCAGTGCGCGACGTCCAGTCGATGATACTGCCGGGCTGTGCAAATCCCTGCCGGGATACTCCTTTTTGTTTTTTGTGAGGTATACGATGAGTAAGCTTTTCACCCCCTACAATCTGTCTGGCCTGGCGTTAAAAAACCGTGTAGTCATGGCACCGATGACCCGCACCCGCACCATGAATGACGTGCCGGATGAGGTCGTGGCTTTGTACTATGCACAGCGTGCTTCTGCTGGCCTGCTCATCACCGAAGGGATGCCGGTTTCAGAAGAAGGCCGGGGTTACCTTTATACCCCTGGTATCTACAACGACGAACACGTCCAGGGCTGGCGTAAGGTGACACAAGCGGTTCACGCCAAAGGTGGCCGTATTTTCGCGCAGCTCTGGCACGTCGGCCGTATGTCTCACGTCTCTCTTCAGCCAGGCCACATAGCGCCGGTTTCAGCGGGCACCGTTCAGGCGGTCAATACCACCGTTTTTGCGCTGACCGAATCCGGAGAACCGGGCCCGGTTGTACCAAGCCAGCCACGCGCGCTGGAAACGCATGAAGTTAAACGCATCACTGCAGACTTCGTGCACTCCGCACGCCTGGCGATGGAAGCCGGCTTTGACGGCGTGGAAATCATGGCGGCAAACGGATTCATCTTTGACCAGTTCCTCAGTAGCGAACTGAACACCCGCACCGACGAATACGGCGGCTCGGTGGAAAATCGTCAGCGTTTCCTGCTGGAGACCATTGACGCCGTGGCGGAAGCCGTGGGTAACAGCCACGTTGCCGTGCGCCTGTCACCGTTCGGCCGCATTTATGACCTCGCGCCGTATGAAGGTGAAGAGCAAACCTGGTCAGCCATCACCGACGCGCTCGGTCAGCGGGAACTGGCCTACGTACACCTTTACTATCAGCCGGTGTACATCAAAGCGCCACTTCCGGAAGGCTTCCGCCGCCGTTTTCGCAACACGTTTAAAGGCACCATCATCGCTGCCGGCGGTTTTACCCGTGATATCGCAGAGCAGGCTCTGGAAGATGATGAGCTGGATCTGGTGGCATTTGGTGTGCCCTACATCGCTAACCCGGATCTGGTTGAAAGAATGCAAAACGGCTGGCCACTGGCAGAAAGTGACCGCGCCACCTACTACGGCGTCAGTGGTTCCCCGGAAAAAGGCTATACCGATTACCCGGTCTGGCAGGCGCAATAAATCCCATACGGTCGCGGTTCTCTGATAAGTGAGATCCGACCGCCCAACGTCTTTGAGGAATCATTATGCAAACGCTGAAACCCACCCTTACCATCGATATCTGGTCAGATTTGGTCTGCCCGTGGTGCTGGATTGCTAAAAAAAGATTTGAACAGGGTCTGAATCGCTTTGAATTTCGCGACCAGGTGGTGATCCGCCATCACAGCTACCGTCTGGCCGGTGGTACTCCCGCGATGCCTTTTAAGGATGCCATCGTTAAAAAGCTGGGCAGTCAGCATTCAGCGGAGCTGATGATGAATCAGGTGGGCACCGCCGGTAAATCTGAAGGTCTGATCTACAACTTCGACGGCATGATGTTTGGTGATACAGAAGATGCACACACCCTGCTGGTTGCCGCGCGTAAGGCCGGAATTGCGGACGCGGTGGAAGAACGTTTTTATCATGGCAGTATCACCGAAGGTCGCTCTCTCTTTGACCGTCAGCAGCTCGTTGCCATGGCCGTAGAAGCCGGTATGCCGAAAGCTGACGCTGAAGCCGCCCTGGAAAATG
This Klebsiella sp. WP3-W18-ESBL-02 DNA region includes the following protein-coding sequences:
- a CDS encoding OsmC family protein; amino-acid sequence: MSTTVKPSADAAAIHNTREAVRSQPGLGNLTFQMKARSSGGLTVRTETGATIQNGVIDTSRVGKFSNIGDEPAGLLGTDTGMSPTEYIMQALAGCYTATLTMMAAEKGIDLDGIELDLNFDINLNGFLGLDSNVRKGAKSIRVDVHLTSKTASREELEALVSEMQKNSPIHDTLANPVEMITRLA
- a CDS encoding TetR/AcrR family transcriptional regulator, with translation MTTMTRERLLSEAEHLMREKGYSVFSYADLSKIVGITKASIHHHFPTKDILGEQVVIQAFSDTQRVFEQIEATEKSAERRIAAYIDIFAQSHKASLLPLCCALSAETANLPQAITVQTSLYFDMQIEWLTKVVRAGMESGEFSSHAEPSDIALMIINVCEGSSVVAHATARPEVFANSLKYIKLLLNTPHSGE
- a CDS encoding carboxymuconolactone decarboxylase family protein, with protein sequence MLDWNNYRSELMQRLGELGKLTPETMKGVVALGNAGNKTDLLGAKVRELIALACAVTTHCDGCIAFHADAAVKAGATDAEIAEALGVAINLNAGAAVIYSARTLDAVGQARG
- a CDS encoding thioredoxin family protein; this encodes MRTLTAYNEDNFRQIEQYNGISVVRFSAPWCPPCQASEEMFSQFADRLDRDIQVGKVNVDQAPVLTTKYEIWGLPSVLIFHEGQLVKRIPGVKPASVYAQAIADIKKGQ
- a CDS encoding alkene reductase; protein product: MSKLFTPYNLSGLALKNRVVMAPMTRTRTMNDVPDEVVALYYAQRASAGLLITEGMPVSEEGRGYLYTPGIYNDEHVQGWRKVTQAVHAKGGRIFAQLWHVGRMSHVSLQPGHIAPVSAGTVQAVNTTVFALTESGEPGPVVPSQPRALETHEVKRITADFVHSARLAMEAGFDGVEIMAANGFIFDQFLSSELNTRTDEYGGSVENRQRFLLETIDAVAEAVGNSHVAVRLSPFGRIYDLAPYEGEEQTWSAITDALGQRELAYVHLYYQPVYIKAPLPEGFRRRFRNTFKGTIIAAGGFTRDIAEQALEDDELDLVAFGVPYIANPDLVERMQNGWPLAESDRATYYGVSGSPEKGYTDYPVWQAQ
- a CDS encoding DsbA family oxidoreductase produces the protein MQTLKPTLTIDIWSDLVCPWCWIAKKRFEQGLNRFEFRDQVVIRHHSYRLAGGTPAMPFKDAIVKKLGSQHSAELMMNQVGTAGKSEGLIYNFDGMMFGDTEDAHTLLVAARKAGIADAVEERFYHGSITEGRSLFDRQQLVAMAVEAGMPKADAEAALENDDFRATVSDDEAHAQSIGLSGVPVFVMNEKYAISGAQAADNFLNALRQVWDEQQTEFSATAGQTCGTDGCSI